A single genomic interval of Sceloporus undulatus isolate JIND9_A2432 ecotype Alabama chromosome 2, SceUnd_v1.1, whole genome shotgun sequence harbors:
- the TMDD1 gene encoding transmembrane and death domain protein 1 yields MLSIVRVILLLLVAPALSDDTVADDIGIHMMSRISELLSPEECQMFTTKLLGPEEDVKEELEWLSEEKNPIGARRRRDIISTDQCKEALNRWLLTEGDTMYWDRLSRALQDIGRSDVSIELGKNLNQDKNLEIKKNVEEYHETVKHLTSSLLLDENEIEMGEKQKTSRQGRPRHAREDAERKRKLRKLEELELLVQRKPLPPYDRSLFAWISPVTRGAISGFLTPLILVSLAIYTFLWILNQGRPEHTTSSWDKMTKIIHSSPTQRYYTLPQHYELEELDSESEVEDNDYGDSEEDSDNEEDD; encoded by the coding sequence ATGCTGTCTATAGTAAGGGTCATCCTTTTATTGCTGGTGGCCCCTGCCTTAAGTGATGACACAGTGGCTGACGACATCGGTATCCATATGATGAGCCGCATCTCAGAGCTCCTGTCCCCAGAAGAATGCCAAATGTTCACCACAAAACTCCTTGGGCCTGAGGAGGATGTGAAAGAAGAGCTAGAGTGGCTCTCAGAAGAGAAGAACCCCATTGGAGCTCGTAGGCGACGAGACATCATCAGCACAGACCAATGCAAGGAGGCCCTCAACCGTTGGCTGCTGACAGAAGGAGACACAATGTATTGGGACCGCCTGTCACGAGCTCTCCAGGACATCGGACGCTCTGATGTCTCAATCGAGCTGGGCAAGAACCTTAACCAAGACAAGAACTTGGAGATCAAGAAGAATGTTGAGGAATATCATGAGACGGTCAAGCACCTGACGTCTTCCCTGCTCCTGGATGAGAATGAGATAGAGATGGGTGAGAAGCAGAAGACAAGCAGGCAAGGCCGACCACGGCATGCGAGAGAAGATGCTGAGAGGAAGCGAAAGCTTAGGAAACTGGAAGAGCTAGAACTTCTGGTACAGAGGAAGCCATTGCCTCCATATGATCGGAGCCTTTTTGCATGGATCTCCCCAGTGACCAGAGGTGCTATCAGTGGGTTTTTAACTCCCTTGATCCTTGTGAGTCTAGCCATCTATACCTTTCTTTGGATCCTGAATCAAGGAAGGCCAGAGCACACTACATCCAGCTGGGACAAGATGACCAAGATCATCCATTCATCTCCAACGCAACGCTATTATACACTTCCACAACATTATGAACTAGAGGAGCTTGACTCTGAGTCAGAGGTTGAGGACAATGACTATGGTGACAGTGAAGAAGACAGTGACAATGAAGAAGATGACTAA